The following proteins are encoded in a genomic region of Sphaeramia orbicularis chromosome 2, fSphaOr1.1, whole genome shotgun sequence:
- the abi2b gene encoding abl interactor 2 isoform X1 yields the protein MAELQMLLEEEIPAGRSALLDSFTNLERVAEYCESNYVQSPDKQRALEETKNYTTQSLASVAYLINTLANNVLQMLDIQASQLRRMESSINHISQTVDIHKEKVARREIGILTTNKNTSRTHKIIAPANPERPVRYIRKPIDYSLLDDMGHGVKWLQRFKASAQNMKAGGGGLPRTNPPTQKPPSPPMSGKGTLGRHSPYRTLEPVRPPVVPNDYVSSPTRNMAHPQQSPARTASVNQRNRTYSSGSSGGSHPSSSRSSSRENSGSGSVGVPIAVPTPAPPTAFPGAPQFYSMNRPAQQPQNPQVGGSLPYRRPSSVTGQPNMAHNQNQLNGGPHFAQNQAGPLAPPPPSMQITPQLPLMGFVARVQETISDVPPPPPPAEEPVFEEPTPPPPPPEDYEDDEDEEESAVVEYSDPYAEEDPPWAPRSYLEKVVAIYDYTRDKDDELSFQEGAIIYVIKKNDDGWYEGVMNGTTGLFPGNYVESIMHYAD from the exons TCTCCAGACAAACAGAGGGCTCTGGAGGAGACCAAGAACTATACCACCCAGTCCCTGGCCAGCGTAGCCTACCTGATCAACACACTGGCCAACAATGTCCTGCAGATGCTGGATATCCAGGCCTCGCAGCTCCGCCGCATGGAGTCCTCCATCAACCACATCTCACAG ACGGTGGACATCCACAAAGAGAAAGTAGCCCGGCGGGAGATCGGCATCCTCACCACCAACAAGAACACATCCCGCACACACAAGATCATCGCCCCCGCCAACCCTGAGAGGCCTGTGCGCTACATCCGTAAACCCATCGACTACAGCCTGTTGGACGACATGGGCCATGGAGTTAAG TGGTTGCAAAGGTTTAAG GCCAGCGCTCAGAATATGAAGGCCGGAGGAGGCGGACTCCCTCGTACCAACCCCCCGACACAGAAGCCCCCCAGCCCGCCCATGTCGGGGAAAGGAACCCTTGG GCGCCACTCCCCCTATAGGACGCTCGAGCCGGTGCGTCCACCCGTTGTCCCTAACGACTACGTCTCAAGTCCGACGCGCAACATGGCGCACCCCCAGCAGAGCCCTGCACGCACTGCATCCGTTAATCAGAGGAACCGCACGTACAG CAGCGGCAGTAGCGGCGGCAGCCACCCCAGCAGCAGTCGCAGCAGCAGCCGAGAGAACAGCGGAAGCGGCAGTGTGGGCGTGCCCATCGCCGTGCCGACCCCAGCCCCACCCACTGCTTTCCCAG GTGCTCCTCAGTTCTACAGCATGAATCGCCCGGCACAGCAGCCCCAGAACCCCCAGGTCGGAGGATCCCTGCCGTACCGCCGGCCCTCGTCCGTCACCGGGCAGCCCAACATGGCccacaaccagaaccagctcAACGGCGGACCACACTTCGCTCAGAACCAAG CAGGTCCACTCGCGCCCCCTCCCCCCTCCATGCAGATCACTCCTCAGCTGCCTCTGATGGGCTTTGTGGCCCGGGTTCAGGAGACTA TCTCAGACGTGCCGCCCCCGCCTCCACCTGCCGAGGAGCCTGTATTCGAGGAGCCCACACCTCCGCCTCCCCCGCCGGAGGACTACGAGGATGACGAGGATGAGGAAGAGTCGGCGGTGGTGGAGTACAGCGACCCCTACGCTGAAGAGGACCCGCCATGGGCCCCTCGCAGCTACCTGGAAAAAG TGGTGGCCATCTACGACTACACTCGCGACAAGGACGACGAGCTGTCGTTCCAGGAGGGCGCTATCATCTACGTGATCAAGAAGAACGACGACGGCTGGTACGAGGGCGTGATGAACGGCACCACGGGCCTCTTCCCCGGCAACTACGTCGAGTCCATCATGCACTACGCCGACTGA
- the abi2b gene encoding abl interactor 2 isoform X3: MAELQMLLEEEIPAGRSALLDSFTNLERVAEYCESNYVQSPDKQRALEETKNYTTQSLASVAYLINTLANNVLQMLDIQASQLRRMESSINHISQTVDIHKEKVARREIGILTTNKNTSRTHKIIAPANPERPVRYIRKPIDYSLLDDMGHGVKASAQNMKAGGGGLPRTNPPTQKPPSPPMSGKGTLGRHSPYRTLEPVRPPVVPNDYVSSPTRNMAHPQQSPARTASVNQRNRTYSSGSSGGSHPSSSRSSSRENSGSGSVGVPIAVPTPAPPTAFPGAPQFYSMNRPAQQPQNPQVGGSLPYRRPSSVTGQPNMAHNQNQLNGGPHFAQNQAGPLAPPPPSMQITPQLPLMGFVARVQETISDVPPPPPPAEEPVFEEPTPPPPPPEDYEDDEDEEESAVVEYSDPYAEEDPPWAPRSYLEKVVAIYDYTRDKDDELSFQEGAIIYVIKKNDDGWYEGVMNGTTGLFPGNYVESIMHYAD; the protein is encoded by the exons TCTCCAGACAAACAGAGGGCTCTGGAGGAGACCAAGAACTATACCACCCAGTCCCTGGCCAGCGTAGCCTACCTGATCAACACACTGGCCAACAATGTCCTGCAGATGCTGGATATCCAGGCCTCGCAGCTCCGCCGCATGGAGTCCTCCATCAACCACATCTCACAG ACGGTGGACATCCACAAAGAGAAAGTAGCCCGGCGGGAGATCGGCATCCTCACCACCAACAAGAACACATCCCGCACACACAAGATCATCGCCCCCGCCAACCCTGAGAGGCCTGTGCGCTACATCCGTAAACCCATCGACTACAGCCTGTTGGACGACATGGGCCATGGAGTTAAG GCCAGCGCTCAGAATATGAAGGCCGGAGGAGGCGGACTCCCTCGTACCAACCCCCCGACACAGAAGCCCCCCAGCCCGCCCATGTCGGGGAAAGGAACCCTTGG GCGCCACTCCCCCTATAGGACGCTCGAGCCGGTGCGTCCACCCGTTGTCCCTAACGACTACGTCTCAAGTCCGACGCGCAACATGGCGCACCCCCAGCAGAGCCCTGCACGCACTGCATCCGTTAATCAGAGGAACCGCACGTACAG CAGCGGCAGTAGCGGCGGCAGCCACCCCAGCAGCAGTCGCAGCAGCAGCCGAGAGAACAGCGGAAGCGGCAGTGTGGGCGTGCCCATCGCCGTGCCGACCCCAGCCCCACCCACTGCTTTCCCAG GTGCTCCTCAGTTCTACAGCATGAATCGCCCGGCACAGCAGCCCCAGAACCCCCAGGTCGGAGGATCCCTGCCGTACCGCCGGCCCTCGTCCGTCACCGGGCAGCCCAACATGGCccacaaccagaaccagctcAACGGCGGACCACACTTCGCTCAGAACCAAG CAGGTCCACTCGCGCCCCCTCCCCCCTCCATGCAGATCACTCCTCAGCTGCCTCTGATGGGCTTTGTGGCCCGGGTTCAGGAGACTA TCTCAGACGTGCCGCCCCCGCCTCCACCTGCCGAGGAGCCTGTATTCGAGGAGCCCACACCTCCGCCTCCCCCGCCGGAGGACTACGAGGATGACGAGGATGAGGAAGAGTCGGCGGTGGTGGAGTACAGCGACCCCTACGCTGAAGAGGACCCGCCATGGGCCCCTCGCAGCTACCTGGAAAAAG TGGTGGCCATCTACGACTACACTCGCGACAAGGACGACGAGCTGTCGTTCCAGGAGGGCGCTATCATCTACGTGATCAAGAAGAACGACGACGGCTGGTACGAGGGCGTGATGAACGGCACCACGGGCCTCTTCCCCGGCAACTACGTCGAGTCCATCATGCACTACGCCGACTGA
- the abi2b gene encoding abl interactor 1 isoform X10 yields MAELQMLLEEEIPAGRSALLDSFTNLERVAEYCESNYVQSPDKQRALEETKNYTTQSLASVAYLINTLANNVLQMLDIQASQLRRMESSINHISQTVDIHKEKVARREIGILTTNKNTSRTHKIIAPANPERPVRYIRKPIDYSLLDDMGHGVKWLQRFKASAQNMKAGGGGLPRTNPPTQKPPSPPMSGKGTLGSGSSGGSHPSSSRSSSRENSGSGSVGVPIAVPTPAPPTAFPGAPQFYSMNRPAQQPQNPQVGGSLPYRRPSSVTGQPNMAHNQNQLNGGPHFAQNQAGPLAPPPPSMQITPQLPLMGFVARVQETISDVPPPPPPAEEPVFEEPTPPPPPPEDYEDDEDEEESAVVEYSDPYAEEDPPWAPRSYLEKVVAIYDYTRDKDDELSFQEGAIIYVIKKNDDGWYEGVMNGTTGLFPGNYVESIMHYAD; encoded by the exons TCTCCAGACAAACAGAGGGCTCTGGAGGAGACCAAGAACTATACCACCCAGTCCCTGGCCAGCGTAGCCTACCTGATCAACACACTGGCCAACAATGTCCTGCAGATGCTGGATATCCAGGCCTCGCAGCTCCGCCGCATGGAGTCCTCCATCAACCACATCTCACAG ACGGTGGACATCCACAAAGAGAAAGTAGCCCGGCGGGAGATCGGCATCCTCACCACCAACAAGAACACATCCCGCACACACAAGATCATCGCCCCCGCCAACCCTGAGAGGCCTGTGCGCTACATCCGTAAACCCATCGACTACAGCCTGTTGGACGACATGGGCCATGGAGTTAAG TGGTTGCAAAGGTTTAAG GCCAGCGCTCAGAATATGAAGGCCGGAGGAGGCGGACTCCCTCGTACCAACCCCCCGACACAGAAGCCCCCCAGCCCGCCCATGTCGGGGAAAGGAACCCTTGG CAGCGGCAGTAGCGGCGGCAGCCACCCCAGCAGCAGTCGCAGCAGCAGCCGAGAGAACAGCGGAAGCGGCAGTGTGGGCGTGCCCATCGCCGTGCCGACCCCAGCCCCACCCACTGCTTTCCCAG GTGCTCCTCAGTTCTACAGCATGAATCGCCCGGCACAGCAGCCCCAGAACCCCCAGGTCGGAGGATCCCTGCCGTACCGCCGGCCCTCGTCCGTCACCGGGCAGCCCAACATGGCccacaaccagaaccagctcAACGGCGGACCACACTTCGCTCAGAACCAAG CAGGTCCACTCGCGCCCCCTCCCCCCTCCATGCAGATCACTCCTCAGCTGCCTCTGATGGGCTTTGTGGCCCGGGTTCAGGAGACTA TCTCAGACGTGCCGCCCCCGCCTCCACCTGCCGAGGAGCCTGTATTCGAGGAGCCCACACCTCCGCCTCCCCCGCCGGAGGACTACGAGGATGACGAGGATGAGGAAGAGTCGGCGGTGGTGGAGTACAGCGACCCCTACGCTGAAGAGGACCCGCCATGGGCCCCTCGCAGCTACCTGGAAAAAG TGGTGGCCATCTACGACTACACTCGCGACAAGGACGACGAGCTGTCGTTCCAGGAGGGCGCTATCATCTACGTGATCAAGAAGAACGACGACGGCTGGTACGAGGGCGTGATGAACGGCACCACGGGCCTCTTCCCCGGCAACTACGTCGAGTCCATCATGCACTACGCCGACTGA
- the abi2b gene encoding abl interactor 1 isoform X11 → MAELQMLLEEEIPAGRSALLDSFTNLERVAEYCESNYVQSPDKQRALEETKNYTTQSLASVAYLINTLANNVLQMLDIQASQLRRMESSINHISQTVDIHKEKVARREIGILTTNKNTSRTHKIIAPANPERPVRYIRKPIDYSLLDDMGHGVKASAQNMKAGGGGLPRTNPPTQKPPSPPMSGKGTLGSGSSGGSHPSSSRSSSRENSGSGSVGVPIAVPTPAPPTAFPGAPQFYSMNRPAQQPQNPQVGGSLPYRRPSSVTGQPNMAHNQNQLNGGPHFAQNQAGPLAPPPPSMQITPQLPLMGFVARVQETISDVPPPPPPAEEPVFEEPTPPPPPPEDYEDDEDEEESAVVEYSDPYAEEDPPWAPRSYLEKVVAIYDYTRDKDDELSFQEGAIIYVIKKNDDGWYEGVMNGTTGLFPGNYVESIMHYAD, encoded by the exons TCTCCAGACAAACAGAGGGCTCTGGAGGAGACCAAGAACTATACCACCCAGTCCCTGGCCAGCGTAGCCTACCTGATCAACACACTGGCCAACAATGTCCTGCAGATGCTGGATATCCAGGCCTCGCAGCTCCGCCGCATGGAGTCCTCCATCAACCACATCTCACAG ACGGTGGACATCCACAAAGAGAAAGTAGCCCGGCGGGAGATCGGCATCCTCACCACCAACAAGAACACATCCCGCACACACAAGATCATCGCCCCCGCCAACCCTGAGAGGCCTGTGCGCTACATCCGTAAACCCATCGACTACAGCCTGTTGGACGACATGGGCCATGGAGTTAAG GCCAGCGCTCAGAATATGAAGGCCGGAGGAGGCGGACTCCCTCGTACCAACCCCCCGACACAGAAGCCCCCCAGCCCGCCCATGTCGGGGAAAGGAACCCTTGG CAGCGGCAGTAGCGGCGGCAGCCACCCCAGCAGCAGTCGCAGCAGCAGCCGAGAGAACAGCGGAAGCGGCAGTGTGGGCGTGCCCATCGCCGTGCCGACCCCAGCCCCACCCACTGCTTTCCCAG GTGCTCCTCAGTTCTACAGCATGAATCGCCCGGCACAGCAGCCCCAGAACCCCCAGGTCGGAGGATCCCTGCCGTACCGCCGGCCCTCGTCCGTCACCGGGCAGCCCAACATGGCccacaaccagaaccagctcAACGGCGGACCACACTTCGCTCAGAACCAAG CAGGTCCACTCGCGCCCCCTCCCCCCTCCATGCAGATCACTCCTCAGCTGCCTCTGATGGGCTTTGTGGCCCGGGTTCAGGAGACTA TCTCAGACGTGCCGCCCCCGCCTCCACCTGCCGAGGAGCCTGTATTCGAGGAGCCCACACCTCCGCCTCCCCCGCCGGAGGACTACGAGGATGACGAGGATGAGGAAGAGTCGGCGGTGGTGGAGTACAGCGACCCCTACGCTGAAGAGGACCCGCCATGGGCCCCTCGCAGCTACCTGGAAAAAG TGGTGGCCATCTACGACTACACTCGCGACAAGGACGACGAGCTGTCGTTCCAGGAGGGCGCTATCATCTACGTGATCAAGAAGAACGACGACGGCTGGTACGAGGGCGTGATGAACGGCACCACGGGCCTCTTCCCCGGCAACTACGTCGAGTCCATCATGCACTACGCCGACTGA
- the abi2b gene encoding abl interactor 2 isoform X7, which yields MAELQMLLEEEIPAGRSALLDSFTNLERVAEYCESNYVQSPDKQRALEETKNYTTQSLASVAYLINTLANNVLQMLDIQASQLRRMESSINHISQTVDIHKEKVARREIGILTTNKNTSRTHKIIAPANPERPVRYIRKPIDYSLLDDMGHGVKWLQRFKASAQNMKAGGGGLPRTNPPTQKPPSPPMSGKGTLGRHSPYRTLEPVRPPVVPNDYVSSPTRNMAHPQQSPARTASVNQRNRTYSSGSSGGSHPSSSRSSSRENSGSGSVGVPIAVPTPAPPTAFPGAPQFYSMNRPAQQPQNPQVGGSLPYRRPSSVTGQPNMAHNQNQLNGGPHFAQNQVSDVPPPPPPAEEPVFEEPTPPPPPPEDYEDDEDEEESAVVEYSDPYAEEDPPWAPRSYLEKVVAIYDYTRDKDDELSFQEGAIIYVIKKNDDGWYEGVMNGTTGLFPGNYVESIMHYAD from the exons TCTCCAGACAAACAGAGGGCTCTGGAGGAGACCAAGAACTATACCACCCAGTCCCTGGCCAGCGTAGCCTACCTGATCAACACACTGGCCAACAATGTCCTGCAGATGCTGGATATCCAGGCCTCGCAGCTCCGCCGCATGGAGTCCTCCATCAACCACATCTCACAG ACGGTGGACATCCACAAAGAGAAAGTAGCCCGGCGGGAGATCGGCATCCTCACCACCAACAAGAACACATCCCGCACACACAAGATCATCGCCCCCGCCAACCCTGAGAGGCCTGTGCGCTACATCCGTAAACCCATCGACTACAGCCTGTTGGACGACATGGGCCATGGAGTTAAG TGGTTGCAAAGGTTTAAG GCCAGCGCTCAGAATATGAAGGCCGGAGGAGGCGGACTCCCTCGTACCAACCCCCCGACACAGAAGCCCCCCAGCCCGCCCATGTCGGGGAAAGGAACCCTTGG GCGCCACTCCCCCTATAGGACGCTCGAGCCGGTGCGTCCACCCGTTGTCCCTAACGACTACGTCTCAAGTCCGACGCGCAACATGGCGCACCCCCAGCAGAGCCCTGCACGCACTGCATCCGTTAATCAGAGGAACCGCACGTACAG CAGCGGCAGTAGCGGCGGCAGCCACCCCAGCAGCAGTCGCAGCAGCAGCCGAGAGAACAGCGGAAGCGGCAGTGTGGGCGTGCCCATCGCCGTGCCGACCCCAGCCCCACCCACTGCTTTCCCAG GTGCTCCTCAGTTCTACAGCATGAATCGCCCGGCACAGCAGCCCCAGAACCCCCAGGTCGGAGGATCCCTGCCGTACCGCCGGCCCTCGTCCGTCACCGGGCAGCCCAACATGGCccacaaccagaaccagctcAACGGCGGACCACACTTCGCTCAGAACCAAG TCTCAGACGTGCCGCCCCCGCCTCCACCTGCCGAGGAGCCTGTATTCGAGGAGCCCACACCTCCGCCTCCCCCGCCGGAGGACTACGAGGATGACGAGGATGAGGAAGAGTCGGCGGTGGTGGAGTACAGCGACCCCTACGCTGAAGAGGACCCGCCATGGGCCCCTCGCAGCTACCTGGAAAAAG TGGTGGCCATCTACGACTACACTCGCGACAAGGACGACGAGCTGTCGTTCCAGGAGGGCGCTATCATCTACGTGATCAAGAAGAACGACGACGGCTGGTACGAGGGCGTGATGAACGGCACCACGGGCCTCTTCCCCGGCAACTACGTCGAGTCCATCATGCACTACGCCGACTGA
- the abi2b gene encoding abl interactor 2 isoform X9, whose product MAELQMLLEEEIPAGRSALLDSFTNLERVAEYCESNYVQSPDKQRALEETKNYTTQSLASVAYLINTLANNVLQMLDIQASQLRRMESSINHISQTVDIHKEKVARREIGILTTNKNTSRTHKIIAPANPERPVRYIRKPIDYSLLDDMGHGVKASAQNMKAGGGGLPRTNPPTQKPPSPPMSGKGTLGRHSPYRTLEPVRPPVVPNDYVSSPTRNMAHPQQSPARTASVNQRNRTYSGSSGGSHPSSSRSSSRENSGSGSVGVPIAVPTPAPPTAFPGAPQFYSMNRPAQQPQNPQVGGSLPYRRPSSVTGQPNMAHNQNQLNGGPHFAQNQVSDVPPPPPPAEEPVFEEPTPPPPPPEDYEDDEDEEESAVVEYSDPYAEEDPPWAPRSYLEKVVAIYDYTRDKDDELSFQEGAIIYVIKKNDDGWYEGVMNGTTGLFPGNYVESIMHYAD is encoded by the exons TCTCCAGACAAACAGAGGGCTCTGGAGGAGACCAAGAACTATACCACCCAGTCCCTGGCCAGCGTAGCCTACCTGATCAACACACTGGCCAACAATGTCCTGCAGATGCTGGATATCCAGGCCTCGCAGCTCCGCCGCATGGAGTCCTCCATCAACCACATCTCACAG ACGGTGGACATCCACAAAGAGAAAGTAGCCCGGCGGGAGATCGGCATCCTCACCACCAACAAGAACACATCCCGCACACACAAGATCATCGCCCCCGCCAACCCTGAGAGGCCTGTGCGCTACATCCGTAAACCCATCGACTACAGCCTGTTGGACGACATGGGCCATGGAGTTAAG GCCAGCGCTCAGAATATGAAGGCCGGAGGAGGCGGACTCCCTCGTACCAACCCCCCGACACAGAAGCCCCCCAGCCCGCCCATGTCGGGGAAAGGAACCCTTGG GCGCCACTCCCCCTATAGGACGCTCGAGCCGGTGCGTCCACCCGTTGTCCCTAACGACTACGTCTCAAGTCCGACGCGCAACATGGCGCACCCCCAGCAGAGCCCTGCACGCACTGCATCCGTTAATCAGAGGAACCGCACGTACAG CGGCAGTAGCGGCGGCAGCCACCCCAGCAGCAGTCGCAGCAGCAGCCGAGAGAACAGCGGAAGCGGCAGTGTGGGCGTGCCCATCGCCGTGCCGACCCCAGCCCCACCCACTGCTTTCCCAG GTGCTCCTCAGTTCTACAGCATGAATCGCCCGGCACAGCAGCCCCAGAACCCCCAGGTCGGAGGATCCCTGCCGTACCGCCGGCCCTCGTCCGTCACCGGGCAGCCCAACATGGCccacaaccagaaccagctcAACGGCGGACCACACTTCGCTCAGAACCAAG TCTCAGACGTGCCGCCCCCGCCTCCACCTGCCGAGGAGCCTGTATTCGAGGAGCCCACACCTCCGCCTCCCCCGCCGGAGGACTACGAGGATGACGAGGATGAGGAAGAGTCGGCGGTGGTGGAGTACAGCGACCCCTACGCTGAAGAGGACCCGCCATGGGCCCCTCGCAGCTACCTGGAAAAAG TGGTGGCCATCTACGACTACACTCGCGACAAGGACGACGAGCTGTCGTTCCAGGAGGGCGCTATCATCTACGTGATCAAGAAGAACGACGACGGCTGGTACGAGGGCGTGATGAACGGCACCACGGGCCTCTTCCCCGGCAACTACGTCGAGTCCATCATGCACTACGCCGACTGA
- the abi2b gene encoding abl interactor 2 isoform X5, whose amino-acid sequence MAELQMLLEEEIPAGRSALLDSFTNLERVAEYCESNYVQSPDKQRALEETKNYTTQSLASVAYLINTLANNVLQMLDIQASQLRRMESSINHISQTVDIHKEKVARREIGILTTNKNTSRTHKIIAPANPERPVRYIRKPIDYSLLDDMGHGVKASAQNMKAGGGGLPRTNPPTQKPPSPPMSGKGTLGRHSPYRTLEPVRPPVVPNDYVSSPTRNMAHPQQSPARTASVNQRNRTYSGSSGGSHPSSSRSSSRENSGSGSVGVPIAVPTPAPPTAFPGAPQFYSMNRPAQQPQNPQVGGSLPYRRPSSVTGQPNMAHNQNQLNGGPHFAQNQAGPLAPPPPSMQITPQLPLMGFVARVQETISDVPPPPPPAEEPVFEEPTPPPPPPEDYEDDEDEEESAVVEYSDPYAEEDPPWAPRSYLEKVVAIYDYTRDKDDELSFQEGAIIYVIKKNDDGWYEGVMNGTTGLFPGNYVESIMHYAD is encoded by the exons TCTCCAGACAAACAGAGGGCTCTGGAGGAGACCAAGAACTATACCACCCAGTCCCTGGCCAGCGTAGCCTACCTGATCAACACACTGGCCAACAATGTCCTGCAGATGCTGGATATCCAGGCCTCGCAGCTCCGCCGCATGGAGTCCTCCATCAACCACATCTCACAG ACGGTGGACATCCACAAAGAGAAAGTAGCCCGGCGGGAGATCGGCATCCTCACCACCAACAAGAACACATCCCGCACACACAAGATCATCGCCCCCGCCAACCCTGAGAGGCCTGTGCGCTACATCCGTAAACCCATCGACTACAGCCTGTTGGACGACATGGGCCATGGAGTTAAG GCCAGCGCTCAGAATATGAAGGCCGGAGGAGGCGGACTCCCTCGTACCAACCCCCCGACACAGAAGCCCCCCAGCCCGCCCATGTCGGGGAAAGGAACCCTTGG GCGCCACTCCCCCTATAGGACGCTCGAGCCGGTGCGTCCACCCGTTGTCCCTAACGACTACGTCTCAAGTCCGACGCGCAACATGGCGCACCCCCAGCAGAGCCCTGCACGCACTGCATCCGTTAATCAGAGGAACCGCACGTACAG CGGCAGTAGCGGCGGCAGCCACCCCAGCAGCAGTCGCAGCAGCAGCCGAGAGAACAGCGGAAGCGGCAGTGTGGGCGTGCCCATCGCCGTGCCGACCCCAGCCCCACCCACTGCTTTCCCAG GTGCTCCTCAGTTCTACAGCATGAATCGCCCGGCACAGCAGCCCCAGAACCCCCAGGTCGGAGGATCCCTGCCGTACCGCCGGCCCTCGTCCGTCACCGGGCAGCCCAACATGGCccacaaccagaaccagctcAACGGCGGACCACACTTCGCTCAGAACCAAG CAGGTCCACTCGCGCCCCCTCCCCCCTCCATGCAGATCACTCCTCAGCTGCCTCTGATGGGCTTTGTGGCCCGGGTTCAGGAGACTA TCTCAGACGTGCCGCCCCCGCCTCCACCTGCCGAGGAGCCTGTATTCGAGGAGCCCACACCTCCGCCTCCCCCGCCGGAGGACTACGAGGATGACGAGGATGAGGAAGAGTCGGCGGTGGTGGAGTACAGCGACCCCTACGCTGAAGAGGACCCGCCATGGGCCCCTCGCAGCTACCTGGAAAAAG TGGTGGCCATCTACGACTACACTCGCGACAAGGACGACGAGCTGTCGTTCCAGGAGGGCGCTATCATCTACGTGATCAAGAAGAACGACGACGGCTGGTACGAGGGCGTGATGAACGGCACCACGGGCCTCTTCCCCGGCAACTACGTCGAGTCCATCATGCACTACGCCGACTGA
- the abi2b gene encoding abl interactor 2 isoform X8, with amino-acid sequence MAELQMLLEEEIPAGRSALLDSFTNLERVAEYCESNYVQSPDKQRALEETKNYTTQSLASVAYLINTLANNVLQMLDIQASQLRRMESSINHISQTVDIHKEKVARREIGILTTNKNTSRTHKIIAPANPERPVRYIRKPIDYSLLDDMGHGVKASAQNMKAGGGGLPRTNPPTQKPPSPPMSGKGTLGRHSPYRTLEPVRPPVVPNDYVSSPTRNMAHPQQSPARTASVNQRNRTYSSGSSGGSHPSSSRSSSRENSGSGSVGVPIAVPTPAPPTAFPGAPQFYSMNRPAQQPQNPQVGGSLPYRRPSSVTGQPNMAHNQNQLNGGPHFAQNQVSDVPPPPPPAEEPVFEEPTPPPPPPEDYEDDEDEEESAVVEYSDPYAEEDPPWAPRSYLEKVVAIYDYTRDKDDELSFQEGAIIYVIKKNDDGWYEGVMNGTTGLFPGNYVESIMHYAD; translated from the exons TCTCCAGACAAACAGAGGGCTCTGGAGGAGACCAAGAACTATACCACCCAGTCCCTGGCCAGCGTAGCCTACCTGATCAACACACTGGCCAACAATGTCCTGCAGATGCTGGATATCCAGGCCTCGCAGCTCCGCCGCATGGAGTCCTCCATCAACCACATCTCACAG ACGGTGGACATCCACAAAGAGAAAGTAGCCCGGCGGGAGATCGGCATCCTCACCACCAACAAGAACACATCCCGCACACACAAGATCATCGCCCCCGCCAACCCTGAGAGGCCTGTGCGCTACATCCGTAAACCCATCGACTACAGCCTGTTGGACGACATGGGCCATGGAGTTAAG GCCAGCGCTCAGAATATGAAGGCCGGAGGAGGCGGACTCCCTCGTACCAACCCCCCGACACAGAAGCCCCCCAGCCCGCCCATGTCGGGGAAAGGAACCCTTGG GCGCCACTCCCCCTATAGGACGCTCGAGCCGGTGCGTCCACCCGTTGTCCCTAACGACTACGTCTCAAGTCCGACGCGCAACATGGCGCACCCCCAGCAGAGCCCTGCACGCACTGCATCCGTTAATCAGAGGAACCGCACGTACAG CAGCGGCAGTAGCGGCGGCAGCCACCCCAGCAGCAGTCGCAGCAGCAGCCGAGAGAACAGCGGAAGCGGCAGTGTGGGCGTGCCCATCGCCGTGCCGACCCCAGCCCCACCCACTGCTTTCCCAG GTGCTCCTCAGTTCTACAGCATGAATCGCCCGGCACAGCAGCCCCAGAACCCCCAGGTCGGAGGATCCCTGCCGTACCGCCGGCCCTCGTCCGTCACCGGGCAGCCCAACATGGCccacaaccagaaccagctcAACGGCGGACCACACTTCGCTCAGAACCAAG TCTCAGACGTGCCGCCCCCGCCTCCACCTGCCGAGGAGCCTGTATTCGAGGAGCCCACACCTCCGCCTCCCCCGCCGGAGGACTACGAGGATGACGAGGATGAGGAAGAGTCGGCGGTGGTGGAGTACAGCGACCCCTACGCTGAAGAGGACCCGCCATGGGCCCCTCGCAGCTACCTGGAAAAAG TGGTGGCCATCTACGACTACACTCGCGACAAGGACGACGAGCTGTCGTTCCAGGAGGGCGCTATCATCTACGTGATCAAGAAGAACGACGACGGCTGGTACGAGGGCGTGATGAACGGCACCACGGGCCTCTTCCCCGGCAACTACGTCGAGTCCATCATGCACTACGCCGACTGA